In the Rubripirellula tenax genome, one interval contains:
- a CDS encoding DUF2238 domain-containing protein, which yields MKFQLGLIVIAFALMAISFWDAPYPDELKLQHAPTLTILLGLAVSSFYFRMSNLSFVCIISFLIIHIVGARWIYSFVPYDEWSMAILGTSISDHFGWQRNHYDRFVHLASGILLAPPAAESLQRLGGMRPMAAAMTSVAVVLAIGAVYEIVEWQIATILSPAQAESYNGQQGDVWDPQKDMTLAWFGAVLAAVALARHRFTGAI from the coding sequence GTGAAATTTCAACTCGGCTTGATCGTGATCGCGTTTGCGTTGATGGCGATTTCGTTCTGGGACGCACCCTATCCCGATGAATTGAAATTACAGCACGCCCCGACGCTTACCATCTTGCTCGGCTTGGCCGTTTCGTCGTTTTACTTCCGCATGTCGAACCTATCATTCGTCTGCATCATTTCGTTCTTGATCATCCACATCGTCGGAGCCCGTTGGATCTATTCTTTCGTGCCATATGATGAGTGGTCGATGGCGATTTTGGGGACTTCGATTTCGGATCACTTCGGATGGCAGCGGAACCACTACGACCGCTTCGTTCACTTGGCGTCGGGCATTTTGCTGGCGCCGCCGGCGGCGGAATCGCTACAACGACTTGGCGGGATGCGTCCGATGGCGGCCGCGATGACCTCCGTGGCGGTCGTGTTGGCGATCGGCGCTGTCTACGAAATCGTCGAATGGCAGATCGCGACGATCCTTTCCCCGGCTCAAGCGGAATCCTACAACGGTCAACAAGGCGACGTCTGGGATCCGCAGAAGGACATGACGCTTGCGTGGTTTGGGGCCGTTCTAGCCGCCGTTGCTCTGGCGCGACACCGTTTTACCGGCGCAATCTGA
- a CDS encoding type II toxin-antitoxin system RelE/ParE family toxin — MKPITRRPKAVEDVESHAMYIADGSIDAALRFLERAEQTIKGLAMLPESGGPFATSVPELAGLRTRLVKDFSNHVVFYIEREDSIEVVRVLRGGQHMDVEITKS, encoded by the coding sequence ATGAAACCAATTACGCGACGGCCCAAAGCCGTCGAGGACGTTGAGTCACACGCAATGTACATCGCGGATGGCAGCATTGATGCTGCGTTGCGGTTTCTCGAAAGAGCCGAGCAGACGATCAAGGGGCTGGCGATGCTCCCCGAAAGTGGTGGGCCGTTCGCCACCAGCGTTCCCGAACTAGCGGGCCTGAGAACGAGGCTGGTGAAGGATTTTTCCAACCATGTCGTGTTCTACATCGAAAGAGAAGATTCGATCGAGGTCGTAAGAGTGTTGCGTGGAGGTCAGCACATGGACGTCGAAATCACAAAAAGCTAG
- a CDS encoding 3-keto-disaccharide hydrolase, with the protein MNRSLGMLFALLVSAGLATAQSWPIQVGDGTGWVTLGENDFTRVNGDENTLTWKGGIAIGSGQPIGVTRTKRSYKNFELSIEWQHQTDGGNSGVFAWVPMSALENLPPDDLPDSGIEIQMLDHGFTDQYERRTGKPGDWFSTNGDIFAVGKSTMKPFPPLSPNGSRSFPSKNLSKGFGKWNHYYVRAIDGEVRLWVNGEEVSGGNKCQPDEGYLCLESEGAPIHFRNIRVRELP; encoded by the coding sequence ATGAACCGATCGCTCGGAATGCTCTTTGCTTTGCTTGTCTCTGCTGGCTTGGCGACGGCCCAGTCGTGGCCCATCCAGGTCGGTGACGGAACGGGTTGGGTAACGTTGGGCGAGAACGATTTCACGCGGGTCAACGGTGATGAAAACACGTTGACTTGGAAAGGCGGAATCGCAATCGGAAGTGGCCAACCGATCGGCGTCACGCGAACAAAAAGATCGTACAAGAATTTCGAGCTTTCGATCGAGTGGCAGCATCAAACCGACGGCGGCAACTCGGGGGTTTTCGCCTGGGTGCCGATGTCTGCGCTGGAAAACCTGCCGCCCGATGATCTTCCCGATAGCGGTATCGAGATTCAAATGCTCGATCACGGGTTCACCGACCAGTACGAAAGGAGGACGGGGAAGCCGGGTGATTGGTTTTCGACCAATGGCGATATCTTTGCGGTCGGCAAATCCACGATGAAACCGTTTCCGCCGCTGTCACCCAACGGCAGTCGCAGCTTCCCGTCGAAGAACCTAAGCAAAGGTTTTGGTAAATGGAACCATTACTACGTACGCGCGATCGATGGCGAAGTTCGTTTGTGGGTCAACGGTGAAGAAGTATCGGGCGGCAACAAATGTCAGCCCGACGAAGGCTATCTGTGCCTGGAGTCCGAGGGCGCACCGATTCACTTTCGCAACATCCGCGTGCGTGAATTGCCGTAG
- a CDS encoding DUF7832 domain-containing protein, translated as MSDVTVYDKAKWHFGGDYPADLDADYAYTHAGYFFGWIVDNDLVDSDFLDDIGDEIARFRAREISARELFIITDGALVDDMMNDTGNAFAAHYFDFTNGQYLADYESLLCDGLPTMYHAEDTPENYETICAKITERFDEWNASR; from the coding sequence ATGAGCGACGTCACCGTTTACGACAAGGCAAAATGGCACTTCGGTGGCGACTACCCCGCCGACCTCGACGCGGACTACGCCTACACTCACGCTGGCTACTTTTTCGGCTGGATCGTCGACAACGACTTGGTTGACTCCGACTTCCTCGACGACATCGGGGATGAGATCGCCCGTTTTCGGGCGCGCGAAATTTCCGCCCGTGAGCTGTTCATCATCACTGACGGCGCACTCGTTGACGACATGATGAACGACACCGGCAATGCATTTGCTGCACACTACTTCGATTTCACGAATGGCCAATACCTCGCCGACTACGAGTCTTTGCTGTGCGACGGACTACCAACAATGTACCACGCCGAAGATACGCCGGAGAATTACGAGACGATCTGCGCCAAAATCACGGAACGCTTTGACGAATGGAACGCGTCTCGGTAG
- a CDS encoding carboxypeptidase regulatory-like domain-containing protein, which produces MNLVSSITGHGQPNHTPGVSAAPADEFSLTTQSQAVTTPQTTDATAQPFTGFAWSTSTILITTWITGLVLLSMRWLVGVFQVRNLVRKSQPASDWINEQADHLCRELKVRRCPALQTPIDGSPCLCMTFGGPVILIPQSIASTADRSEITAILMHELSHLRSGDLGWNRLLRIVTGLLWPHPLAWRIGSAHLQACEDAADAESTCRLGETEIYSRTLAKVALSVTAGKRPVGLAMARVSDVRRRLDRVKQTFQLLPLTRRQITATIVSASFVFLMLGTFRFVYAQPPVDAKPNDDAVEIAVDDDAERSLTVRIGDEQGKPISGVEFNAWYNSKKISPEPTDDGVYKITFPSDARFLSLKAKAPQRNPHVATWREDELKTELGETFEFRMPVGTTISGHVLDEAGSPIKDATVSVLDASGVKDSSRPQARVYKHDVQTDSEGRWVCDVMPKEFSQVWLKLTHPDYISDSTFGETAGQVSVDEVRSGTHRMVMKQGITVKGKIVDTSGNPIKGATIFQGSDRFGSDYPRTTSDAAGEFEFKQRKLGQLILTIVADKFAPELKEIDVTADTGVIAIELLPGNPFRLRTVDAAGNPLPGVWIVPDTWRGHRSLVDASIPQKSNKQGIYQWDNGPVDEIAFDMLAEGFLDKRQYKLSASDEEQVVTFIRPLMVSGKVVDATTKQPIEEFEVIQGMQFEGSDWINWERQSSKLGSAGTFQSTFGFPRPGHLLRIEAKGYAPMDSRVLRSDEGEVSLSFELEPSAPLKGVVTLDGGLPAAGAQVVVALTGQYDVRIVNGRLSDARDELMVTTDEQGRFELPSQSDAFRLMFLHPFGGKLIAGEAFTTGQTVKIEPWATISGTVRIGSEPASETDVALHHTDSVPYDQTRFRIEGRATTDNEGRFVLKRVLPGESFSMQRVIPRKTQGELFSHTVRLTTEPGGDHEVRIGGDGRPVIGRVFVPDTDAKYDWGTNLIMPDSSKFKYPDAVDKLTNEEKQKWYAQWSETDEGIAYTNKQNRLYAVVIRDDGTFRVDDVPADDYTLSLSIHAATATNQCGFGESLGSVVHHFPVPEMPSGRSDEPLDVGELTLKLRQFVNVGDPAPAFTAKTFDNESIELSDYAGKYVLLDFWATWCGPCLAEMPNLQKVYEKHQDDERLVIISLSMDAEAETANEYVTENPMPWTPVHVGDSSDASSDYGIQSIPATFLIDPDGKVIAKDIRGDALINMINETLGPATTSEGNRARGE; this is translated from the coding sequence GTGAACTTGGTTTCCTCGATCACGGGTCACGGCCAGCCAAACCATACACCCGGCGTTTCCGCGGCACCGGCGGACGAGTTCTCGTTGACAACACAATCGCAGGCAGTGACAACACCACAAACAACCGATGCCACCGCACAACCATTCACGGGTTTCGCTTGGTCAACGAGCACGATTTTGATCACAACCTGGATCACTGGACTCGTGCTGTTATCGATGCGTTGGCTCGTCGGCGTGTTCCAAGTTCGAAACCTGGTTCGCAAGTCGCAACCAGCGAGCGATTGGATCAACGAACAGGCAGACCACTTGTGTCGTGAGCTGAAGGTTCGTCGGTGCCCTGCCCTTCAGACGCCGATCGATGGCTCGCCGTGTTTGTGCATGACTTTCGGAGGCCCCGTGATCTTGATCCCCCAATCCATCGCATCAACAGCCGATCGCTCAGAGATCACGGCGATCCTGATGCATGAGTTATCACACTTGCGATCGGGCGATTTGGGTTGGAACCGACTTCTACGAATCGTTACTGGATTGCTGTGGCCGCATCCGCTTGCTTGGCGGATTGGATCGGCCCACCTGCAAGCTTGCGAGGACGCGGCCGATGCTGAGTCCACGTGTCGACTTGGTGAAACCGAAATCTACTCGCGGACACTCGCGAAGGTGGCCCTCAGCGTCACCGCCGGAAAGCGTCCCGTAGGGCTAGCCATGGCCCGAGTCAGCGATGTGCGTCGCCGACTCGATCGCGTGAAGCAGACGTTCCAATTACTGCCGCTGACCCGCCGACAAATCACGGCAACGATTGTCTCGGCCTCATTCGTTTTCTTGATGCTAGGAACTTTTCGGTTCGTGTACGCTCAACCGCCCGTTGATGCCAAACCGAATGACGATGCTGTTGAGATTGCGGTTGATGACGATGCCGAACGTTCTTTGACCGTTCGCATTGGCGATGAGCAAGGCAAGCCGATCAGCGGCGTTGAGTTCAATGCCTGGTACAACTCTAAAAAGATCAGCCCGGAACCGACCGACGACGGCGTCTACAAAATCACATTTCCTAGCGACGCTCGCTTCTTGAGTTTGAAAGCGAAGGCACCGCAACGCAATCCTCATGTTGCGACGTGGCGTGAAGACGAGTTAAAGACGGAACTCGGCGAGACATTTGAATTCCGTATGCCTGTGGGCACAACGATTAGCGGGCACGTGCTGGATGAAGCGGGCAGCCCGATCAAAGATGCCACCGTCTCCGTGCTTGATGCATCGGGCGTGAAAGATAGCTCTCGACCACAAGCTCGAGTGTATAAGCACGACGTGCAAACCGACTCGGAAGGACGCTGGGTTTGCGACGTGATGCCAAAGGAGTTTTCGCAAGTCTGGCTGAAACTCACTCATCCCGACTATATCAGCGATTCAACGTTTGGCGAAACCGCGGGCCAAGTGTCCGTCGATGAAGTTCGCTCGGGAACGCATCGCATGGTGATGAAACAAGGCATCACCGTGAAAGGCAAAATCGTCGACACGAGCGGTAATCCGATCAAAGGAGCAACGATTTTCCAAGGCAGTGATCGATTCGGTTCGGACTACCCTCGAACAACATCTGACGCGGCGGGCGAGTTTGAATTTAAGCAAAGAAAGCTGGGACAGTTGATCTTGACGATCGTGGCCGACAAGTTTGCACCGGAACTGAAAGAGATTGACGTAACGGCGGACACCGGTGTGATCGCGATTGAGCTGCTACCCGGCAATCCATTCCGACTGCGCACCGTGGACGCTGCGGGCAATCCGCTGCCCGGTGTGTGGATCGTTCCTGATACGTGGCGTGGTCACCGTTCGTTGGTCGATGCGAGTATCCCTCAAAAGTCGAACAAGCAGGGAATCTACCAGTGGGACAACGGGCCGGTGGACGAGATCGCGTTCGACATGCTGGCGGAAGGCTTCTTGGACAAACGCCAATACAAGTTGTCGGCCAGCGACGAGGAACAAGTCGTAACATTCATTCGCCCGTTGATGGTCAGCGGGAAGGTTGTCGATGCGACAACCAAGCAGCCCATCGAAGAATTTGAAGTCATTCAAGGGATGCAGTTCGAGGGAAGCGACTGGATTAACTGGGAGCGACAGAGTAGCAAACTCGGCAGCGCGGGCACGTTTCAAAGCACCTTCGGTTTCCCGCGACCTGGCCACCTGCTGCGGATCGAAGCCAAAGGGTACGCTCCGATGGACTCGCGGGTGTTGCGGTCTGACGAGGGCGAAGTTTCGCTTTCGTTTGAACTCGAACCCTCTGCGCCGCTCAAGGGTGTCGTGACGCTGGACGGCGGCCTGCCTGCCGCGGGAGCGCAGGTCGTCGTTGCCCTGACGGGTCAATATGATGTACGCATCGTCAACGGCCGCTTATCCGATGCCAGAGACGAATTGATGGTCACGACGGATGAACAAGGACGATTTGAATTGCCGTCCCAGTCGGACGCGTTCCGGTTGATGTTCTTGCACCCCTTCGGCGGAAAGTTGATCGCGGGCGAAGCATTCACGACTGGCCAAACGGTGAAAATTGAACCATGGGCGACGATCAGTGGCACGGTCCGTATCGGTAGCGAACCGGCATCCGAAACCGACGTGGCGCTGCACCACACCGACTCTGTTCCCTACGATCAAACGCGATTTAGGATCGAGGGACGCGCCACCACGGATAACGAAGGACGGTTTGTGTTGAAACGAGTTTTGCCAGGCGAATCGTTCTCGATGCAACGAGTCATCCCGAGGAAAACCCAAGGCGAACTTTTCTCGCATACCGTGCGGTTGACGACCGAACCGGGCGGCGATCACGAGGTCCGAATCGGCGGCGATGGTCGTCCCGTGATCGGACGAGTCTTTGTTCCTGACACCGATGCCAAGTACGACTGGGGGACGAATTTGATCATGCCGGATTCGTCCAAGTTCAAGTATCCCGACGCGGTAGATAAGTTGACGAACGAGGAAAAACAGAAGTGGTACGCCCAGTGGAGCGAAACAGACGAAGGTATCGCGTACACGAATAAGCAAAACAGACTGTATGCGGTTGTGATCCGTGACGATGGAACATTCCGCGTCGACGACGTGCCCGCCGATGACTACACGCTTTCACTGTCGATCCATGCCGCCACGGCGACCAACCAATGCGGGTTCGGCGAATCACTGGGCAGTGTCGTTCATCACTTTCCAGTCCCCGAAATGCCCAGCGGTCGTAGTGACGAACCCTTGGATGTCGGCGAGTTGACGTTGAAATTGCGTCAGTTCGTCAACGTCGGCGATCCTGCCCCGGCCTTCACAGCGAAAACGTTCGACAATGAATCGATCGAACTATCGGACTACGCCGGCAAATATGTGCTGCTGGATTTTTGGGCGACTTGGTGCGGTCCCTGCTTGGCCGAGATGCCAAACTTGCAGAAGGTTTACGAGAAACATCAAGACGATGAACGACTGGTGATCATCAGTTTGAGCATGGACGCAGAAGCCGAGACCGCGAATGAATACGTCACCGAAAACCCGATGCCTTGGACTCCAGTTCATGTGGGAGATAGCAGCGACGCGTCATCGGACTACGGCATCCAGAGTATCCCAGCGACGTTCCTGATTGATCCTGATGGAAAAGTCATTGCCAAGGACATCCGGGGCGACGCCTTGATCAACATGATCAACGAAACGCTCGGGCCGGCGACAACCAGCGAGGGCAACCGAGCGAGAGGAGAATGA
- a CDS encoding type II toxin-antitoxin system HicA family toxin, with product MKRRDLIRHRMDNGCVLIREGGSHSWWGQPVTGARSALPRHREISDHLARKICRDLGIPDP from the coding sequence GTGAAACGTCGCGACCTCATTCGACATCGTATGGACAACGGTTGCGTTCTGATCCGCGAGGGCGGCAGTCATTCGTGGTGGGGCCAACCCGTGACTGGCGCGCGGTCGGCGTTGCCTCGTCATCGTGAAATCTCCGATCATCTTGCCCGGAAAATCTGTCGCGATCTCGGAATCCCAGATCCGTAG
- a CDS encoding ribbon-helix-helix domain-containing protein: MSNIPVDLPDDLMQFVDQATEKGGFANPSEFIVALVAAANEKQLEIEHALMAGISSGPAEPWTDEEWQAIKERVVSKSVK, encoded by the coding sequence ATGTCCAATATACCAGTCGATTTGCCAGACGATTTGATGCAATTTGTGGATCAAGCCACGGAAAAAGGCGGATTTGCGAATCCGAGCGAGTTTATTGTCGCGTTAGTCGCGGCAGCGAACGAAAAGCAACTCGAAATTGAGCATGCGTTGATGGCTGGCATATCGAGTGGGCCAGCCGAACCATGGACAGACGAAGAATGGCAGGCGATTAAAGAACGTGTGGTTTCAAAGAGCGTCAAGTAA
- a CDS encoding sugar phosphate isomerase/epimerase family protein, with product MSAMNRRRMLTGSAGTLAALGLVRVAAGETFPETKVAATATGTTSTANPIAVSTYSYWRYRDDSKLTIEQCVDLAADAGFDAVEVLHVQMEDTSNATLQRIKQRSFRHGMSLCGMSTHQSFVFPDPAERRSNVDHTIDCIELAYAMGIPTIRVNTGRWGTSGSFDELMANKGIEPRLEGHTDDEAFDWIRDGFEKCLPVAEKCGVVMGLENHWGLGRTADGVLKVINDVNSPWLQATLDTGNFLEDQYTQYAKLAPKAVLVQAKTYFGGGTWYSLDIDYARVAEILRSVNYQGYISLEFEGKEDHATAIPKSLALLRSAFAVAGSRKNE from the coding sequence ATGTCTGCAATGAATCGTCGACGCATGCTGACCGGTTCGGCGGGAACTTTGGCGGCGCTGGGATTGGTCCGCGTCGCCGCTGGCGAAACCTTTCCGGAGACCAAGGTCGCCGCGACTGCGACAGGGACGACATCGACAGCGAATCCGATCGCCGTATCGACGTATTCTTATTGGCGATACCGCGACGACAGCAAGTTGACGATCGAGCAGTGCGTCGACCTTGCCGCCGACGCTGGCTTCGACGCGGTCGAAGTCTTGCACGTCCAAATGGAAGACACATCGAACGCGACGCTGCAACGCATCAAACAGCGTTCGTTTCGCCACGGGATGTCGCTATGCGGCATGTCGACCCACCAGTCGTTTGTCTTCCCAGATCCGGCCGAGCGTCGAAGCAATGTCGATCATACGATTGATTGCATCGAACTGGCTTACGCGATGGGGATTCCCACGATCCGCGTCAATACCGGGCGTTGGGGGACGTCGGGCAGTTTCGATGAACTGATGGCGAACAAGGGCATCGAGCCACGGTTGGAGGGGCACACCGATGACGAGGCATTCGACTGGATCCGTGATGGTTTTGAAAAGTGTTTGCCGGTGGCTGAAAAGTGTGGCGTCGTGATGGGATTGGAGAATCACTGGGGCCTAGGACGCACCGCCGACGGTGTCTTGAAAGTCATCAACGACGTGAATTCACCTTGGCTGCAAGCGACACTGGACACGGGAAATTTTCTGGAAGACCAATACACCCAGTACGCCAAACTCGCCCCCAAAGCAGTTCTCGTCCAAGCGAAAACGTACTTCGGTGGCGGAACGTGGTATTCGCTGGACATCGATTATGCTCGCGTCGCGGAAATCCTGCGGAGCGTCAACTATCAGGGTTACATCAGCTTGGAATTTGAGGGCAAGGAAGACCACGCCACGGCGATCCCCAAGAGCCTTGCTCTGCTACGTAGCGCATTTGCTGTCGCAGGCTCTCGCAAGAACGAATAA
- a CDS encoding type II toxin-antitoxin system HicB family antitoxin: protein MLTPNYNAVIRQDGEWWIGWIEEVPGVNSQGATRDELISNLREALAEAIEMNRDDARKAAGAAYEEVAIQP, encoded by the coding sequence ATGCTCACACCAAACTACAACGCTGTGATTCGCCAAGACGGCGAATGGTGGATCGGCTGGATCGAAGAGGTTCCTGGCGTGAACTCACAGGGCGCGACCCGTGACGAGTTGATATCGAACCTTCGCGAAGCACTCGCTGAAGCGATCGAGATGAATCGCGACGACGCTCGCAAGGCCGCTGGCGCGGCCTATGAAGAGGTGGCGATCCAGCCGTGA
- a CDS encoding thymidine kinase — protein MAKLYFYYSTMNAGKSTILLQSSYNYRERGMNTLVLAPEIDNRMGAGKVSSRIGIDADAEVFNTADNLFVIVEHEHKRSPIHCVLIDEAQFLTKKQVHQLSDVCDTMNIPVLAYGLRTDFQGNLFEGSDALLAWADSLTEIKTICHCGSKATMVLRVDDTGRVVKEGQQVQIGGNERYVPVCRKHFKEGMEKGGQRQLPLLD, from the coding sequence ATGGCAAAGTTGTACTTCTACTATTCGACGATGAACGCCGGGAAATCGACGATCCTGTTGCAGTCGAGCTACAACTATCGCGAACGGGGAATGAACACGTTGGTGCTTGCGCCGGAGATCGACAATCGGATGGGCGCAGGCAAGGTTTCCTCCCGCATCGGTATCGACGCCGATGCAGAAGTCTTCAATACCGCCGACAACCTTTTCGTGATTGTCGAACATGAACACAAGCGATCACCGATCCATTGCGTCTTGATCGACGAAGCACAGTTTTTGACCAAGAAACAAGTTCACCAATTGAGCGACGTTTGCGACACCATGAACATTCCCGTACTGGCATATGGGTTGCGAACCGATTTTCAAGGCAACTTGTTCGAGGGAAGTGATGCGTTGTTGGCGTGGGCGGACTCGCTGACCGAGATCAAGACGATCTGTCACTGTGGTAGCAAGGCAACGATGGTCCTTCGCGTCGACGACACCGGTCGCGTCGTCAAGGAAGGCCAACAAGTGCAAATCGGCGGGAACGAGCGTTACGTACCGGTGTGTCGAAAGCACTTCAAAGAAGGCATGGAAAAAGGCGGCCAGCGGCAACTGCCGTTGTTGGATTGA
- a CDS encoding CBS domain-containing protein: protein MRKNEPISKIMSSNVKYVQDGEAVSKLRTIFEEDDIHHIPVTSGQKLIGIVSWNDYMRISFGEFGNQDGRELDEILDHTYKMRDVMNANVTTIPISGTVREAARMLGSKNFHALPVVDGENLVGIVTSTDLIRFLADA from the coding sequence ATGCGTAAGAACGAACCCATTTCAAAGATCATGTCATCCAATGTGAAATACGTTCAAGACGGAGAAGCCGTTTCGAAGCTGCGGACGATCTTTGAGGAAGACGATATCCACCATATCCCTGTTACGAGCGGCCAGAAGCTCATTGGAATCGTCAGTTGGAATGACTATATGAGGATTTCGTTTGGTGAATTTGGCAACCAAGACGGCAGGGAGTTGGACGAAATTCTTGACCACACTTACAAGATGCGTGATGTGATGAATGCCAATGTCACCACGATCCCGATATCGGGAACTGTTCGTGAGGCGGCAAGAATGCTCGGCTCAAAAAACTTTCACGCACTACCTGTCGTCGATGGCGAGAATCTCGTGGGGATCGTGACGTCCACGGATTTGATTCGTTTCCTTGCCGACGCTTAG
- a CDS encoding leucine-rich repeat domain-containing protein: MSRKMILGFGFTVLVGCGTTVSQPDADTDSAKAKPPVVSAVKASDDPAAVAVIEAITESIRRDGNGSIVAIDFRGTQVKDEVLKSVGKLLSLEQLDLRECEISDQGLSHLVKLAKLKALRLSNKDGACSVSDEGMQHVGKLTNLKVLALDHLWVSEVGLAKLPSLKQLQELYLAGTTIGDEAITVMAGFPKLKKLRVASTGIGAEAIAALPKLSKLEEFDASECAKLSDNAMPPMAEMKSLKKLNLWRVPISDEGIKPLSGLVQLQSLNLDNTRLSDDGISMLTGLTELTFLHLGSTPISDAGVVRLKALTKLKDLIVTRTGVTKVGAEELQASLPDTKIQLLYLGDQ, from the coding sequence TTGTCTCGGAAAATGATTCTCGGATTCGGATTCACAGTCCTTGTGGGTTGCGGCACGACCGTTTCTCAACCGGACGCCGACACTGATTCGGCCAAGGCGAAACCGCCTGTCGTTTCGGCTGTGAAAGCGTCCGACGATCCGGCGGCGGTTGCTGTGATCGAAGCCATTACGGAAAGCATTCGCCGCGACGGAAACGGATCGATCGTCGCGATCGATTTTCGCGGCACCCAGGTCAAAGATGAAGTTCTGAAATCGGTCGGCAAACTCCTTTCGCTGGAACAGTTGGATCTTCGTGAATGCGAGATCAGTGACCAAGGACTCAGTCATCTGGTGAAGCTCGCGAAGCTAAAGGCACTGCGACTGTCCAACAAAGACGGTGCGTGTAGTGTTAGCGATGAAGGCATGCAGCACGTCGGAAAACTGACGAATTTGAAAGTGCTTGCCCTCGACCATTTGTGGGTCAGCGAAGTCGGGCTCGCGAAACTCCCGTCGCTCAAACAATTGCAAGAACTGTATCTGGCCGGCACCACGATCGGCGACGAAGCGATCACGGTGATGGCGGGTTTCCCGAAACTGAAAAAGTTACGAGTCGCAAGCACCGGTATTGGGGCGGAAGCAATCGCCGCACTTCCAAAGCTGTCCAAGTTGGAAGAGTTCGACGCCAGCGAGTGTGCGAAGCTATCCGACAATGCGATGCCGCCAATGGCCGAGATGAAATCGCTTAAGAAGTTAAACCTTTGGCGCGTCCCGATCTCGGACGAGGGTATCAAACCGCTTTCGGGACTCGTTCAGCTACAGTCGTTGAATTTGGACAACACACGATTGAGCGATGATGGCATTTCCATGCTGACCGGCTTGACGGAATTAACGTTCTTGCATCTCGGATCGACGCCGATTTCAGACGCCGGCGTGGTTCGCTTGAAGGCCCTAACGAAATTGAAGGATCTGATTGTGACGCGAACAGGCGTCACGAAAGTGGGCGCCGAAGAACTGCAAGCGTCGCTACCGGATACGAAGATTCAATTGCTTTACCTCGGCGATCAGTAA